The Thermoplasmatales archaeon genomic interval TATGGAAAAGGAATTATTAAAAAAATTGAATATTACTCCCTATAAGAAAGAAACTTTTCAAATTTTGATTTCTGTTCTAAAAGAATTAACTAAATGCCTAAACGAAGATATTGCATCATTAAAATACCAAGAAAACAATGTCACAAGTATATTAGACAAGTTGACCCCAAAAGAAATTCAATTTATAGAGTCTAAATTCCCATATGCTAACTTTTCACTCAAAGAATGTCAAATTAAAGTCCAAAAATTGATTCCTCAGGAAAAGAAAAAGAAACTTGCAACTTATTATACAATTGAAGAAGCTTCAGAATTCATGGCTTTGCTAGTAAAGAATTATTTAAAAGAAAAGAAAAACAAGATAACAATATCAGATCCTTTTATAGGTTCGGGCAGAGCTGTTACTCCTACCCTTCAACTTATAGGCCATGAGAAAGTAAGGAAAGTCTGGGGAGTAGAACCATTACCATTACCTGCACTAATTGCATATACTGCTATTACAAATGCTTTAAATGGAAAAAGCGAAAAGGTTAATATTATCATTGGAGATGCATTCAAAGTTGTTTCAGAAAACTTTTCGGGATTAAACGATTCTAAATTACCAAAAGCTGACATAATACTTACAAATCCTCCTTTTACTAGATGGAAAAACATAGAAAGAGAACGTAGAAAATTTTTACTGAAATTAGTCATGGATTGGGGGTATAAAAAATACATTACTCGTAAAGAAATAAGTCTACAGACGCTTTGCCTTTACTTGTGTGATTTGATATTGAAAGAGGGCGGATTATTAACTTCTGTCCTTCCAGTTTCAACATTTTACACAATTTATGGTAAAGGTTACAAAACATTATTAAAGAATAATTACAAAACTTTGGGGATATTAGAAAGTTCATCAAGAGCTTCTTTCTCTGAAGGTAGTGGATTTAAGGAAGTTATTTTAGCAGCTTTAAAGAAAAGAACTCAAGTTAGCGAGAAGTTTTATACGCTCTTCTCTGAAATTAATAGAAGCAATTATCACGAAATAGCAGATTTTTTATTGAGTAGTGATAAAAATAATCACAGCAAACATTTTTCAAAAGAATTATTTGATATAAATCATTTACCATCATTTTTAGACATTAACTGGTTATCTCTCTTTAGAAAAAGAAATTTAAGAAATTTCTTACTTGAAATTATTTCAGAAGGACTAGAAAATGATACTATAGGATATTGGAAAGATGTTTTAGGATCAAGAAGTATAGTCCGTGGCGTGGAAATGTACGGCCCAGAATTTTTTTTCATTCCAAACAAGTATTGGGATATGATCAACGAAAATTCTAGTTATGTCAAGATATTTAATCCAGAAAATGGAAAAAAAATTACAATTGATAAAAAATTTTTAGTTAGGACTTTCAGAAGGCCAAGTATGTATGATAAAATTATCCAGAGTCCGGTAGATACCTATATGCTTT includes:
- a CDS encoding N-6 DNA methylase, encoding MEKELLKKLNITPYKKETFQILISVLKELTKCLNEDIASLKYQENNVTSILDKLTPKEIQFIESKFPYANFSLKECQIKVQKLIPQEKKKKLATYYTIEEASEFMALLVKNYLKEKKNKITISDPFIGSGRAVTPTLQLIGHEKVRKVWGVEPLPLPALIAYTAITNALNGKSEKVNIIIGDAFKVVSENFSGLNDSKLPKADIILTNPPFTRWKNIERERRKFLLKLVMDWGYKKYITRKEISLQTLCLYLCDLILKEGGLLTSVLPVSTFYTIYGKGYKTLLKNNYKTLGILESSSRASFSEGSGFKEVILAALKKRTQVSEKFYTLFSEINRSNYHEIADFLLSSDKNNHSKHFSKELFDINHLPSFLDINWLSLFRKRNLRNFLLEIISEGLENDTIGYWKDVLGSRSIVRGVEMYGPEFFFIPNKYWDMINENSSYVKIFNPENGKKITIDKKFLVRTFRRPSMYDKIIQSPVDTYMLSLSVDKENLPKDLQYYVEWGIDSGAASPAINSYGKSWYKHVYKQMITKEPFGHLVLPDKVDLKFKKRGVFANYSDEKIAASKNFYIIRNIKKEDSQIFSLWFNSTLFYCLLILLGRKISNSWTRLLKNDYLEIPLLNVNNLESDDIKRLFKIFNEISNKELDPFWDQLDKKFRLNLDVQIFQALKVKNPVSKVKRMYKILREIRI